The sequence GGAGCGGCTCCAATAGTTTGTCATCTTCTAAATTTAGGGATGATGGAAGCTGTCTCTTACCACCAGAGAGAGTGTTTTGAGAGTGCTCTGCTTTTTGCACAGACAGAAGGGTTTTTACCTGCTCCCGAAACTGCTCACGCTATAAGAGCGGCTATTGAAGAGGCTAAGGATGCACCAGCAGGGAAGGTAATTGTGTATAACCATTCAGGTCACGGGCATTTTGATCTTGCATCTTATAAGGCATATTTTGATGGTAAACTTGACGATTATGATTACCCTGAAGAAAAAATCAAAGAAGCTTTATTAGAGTTGCCTGATATAAATAATTCCTTTGAGGATTAATGTTTTAACAGGGTGGCAATCCACTGTTTAGCGGGTTGCCACCTCTATATAGTATATGTTAAAAAAAATTGTATTTTTTAAGTAAATATGTCATAATAGTATGAAAAGGGGTGAAATTATGGATACTAAAAAATTATTTAATCTTGAAGGAAAAATTGCAATAGTTACTGGTGGTTCTAAAGGGTTAGGGAAAGAGATGATTATGGCGTTTGCTGATGCTGGAGCAAATGTTGTTATAGCAGATATGGATGTAGAGACTGGTAAAGATGTTGAATTGGAGGTCAGAAAAAAAGGTGTAGACTCTCTGGTTGTGAAGACAGACGTAGGGGATGTTAACCAAATTGAGGAACTGGTTAAAAGAACAGTTGCTCAATTTAAACGGATAGATATTCTTGTGAATAACGCAGGTATTGTAAATAACTACCCGGCTGAAGAGTTATCTATAAAAGATTGGGACGATGTTGTTAAAATTGATCTTTCGGCTGTTTTTTATTGTTCTAAAATAGTTGCACGGCAGATGATTTCTCAGAATAAAGGAACGATCATAAATACAGCATCTATGTCTGGGTTGATTGTTAACACACCTCAGCCACAAGCTCACTATAACGCAGCAAAAGCTGGCGTAATACAACTTACCAAATCTTTGGCAGCTGAATGGGCAAAATATAATATACGTGTAAACTCAATATCTCCCGGTTATATGGGAACTGAAATGGTGAAAAGAGTGCTTTCACAGTATGGAAAATATTGGCTTCCTTTAATTCCTATGGGTAGAGTTGGGGAACCTTCAGAGATAAGAGGTCCTGCTTTATTTCTTGCTTCTGAGGCATCAAGTTATGTAACTGGTAGTAACATTGTTATGGATGGAGGGTATACGGTCTGGTAATGCAGGCAGTTATGAAAAAATGAAAAAAAAAGAGAAGTTGGCAGTAGTTGTTCTTCTGGTAGCGTTTATTGTTGCCCTTGTATTATTCTTTACAATAAGATATAAAGGGAAAATCTTTAGTTTCAATAAAGTGTTGGTCTATTTTGTTAATTATGATGAAGAACAACATAAGTCTTATGTGACTGCTGTTATGAGGGAAGTGGCACCTTTTACTGGGGCTGAAGAAAAAATGAAAAAATCTATTGATGAACTCTTAAAAGGACCTATAGATTCTGAAATAGAGAAAGGGATTGTTAGTTCAATGCCAGAGAAAGCCTCTCTGTTGAATGTGCGTATTGTTGACGAAGTGGCTTACCTTGATTTTTCAAAAAGTATAGAGGACGGTGGTGGCATTTTAGCTATGACCGAAAGACTTGCTCAGATTGTTTATACTGCTACACAGTTTCCCTCTGTAAAAAGTGTTATTTTAGAGGTAGAAGGTAAAGAGATAGAATATTTTAGTAGTGAGGGCATTATGGATGTTGCTTCTCCTATGACTCGAGATAATTTTAAAGAATTGGTTAAATAGTTTAGTTAATGATTTGGAGGAAAAATGAAAGAAAAGATACATCCCAAGTACGAAAAATGCAATATTGTTTGCGTATGCGGAAATATTGTAGAAACAAGGTCAACAAAACCTGAAATAAAAGTGGAAATTTGTTCAAAATGTCATCCATATTTTACAGGTAAACAGAAGTTTTTGGATAGCGCAGGTATGGTTGAAAAATTTAGAAAAAAATACCAGAATTATGGAGTTAAATAATTTTTGAAAACAGAAAAGAATATTAATCTCAAAAGTAAACTTAAAGATATATCGGTAGAGTATGATAGAAACTTGAAGATAATTACAGAAGGCGATAAGGCGTCTAATGAGTTTAGGGAAGCGATAATCAAAGTAGGTGAACTTGACGGAATAATAAACCTTAAAAAGAAGATAGAAAACTTAGAGCAGGAAATTAGTGAAGCAGAAGAACTTTCTGTAAATTCAGATATTGAAATACAAGAACTTGCTAAAGAAGAATTGGAACTTCTTTCCAAAGAGAAAATAGCGGTTGAGTCTGAAATATATCAGTTCTTTTACCCTGAAGATCCAAAAAATATTAGAGACGCTATTGTTGAAATACGGGCTGGTGTTGGGGGTGAAGAAGCAAGTCTTTTTGCGAGAGATTTGTTTAGGATGTATTCGAGGTTTGCTGAAAAGAAAGGTTATAGGGTAGAGGTTATGAATACTCATACATCTGATATAGCTGGGTTTAAAGAGATAATCTTTCTTGTGCGAGGTAAAGGGGCCTATAAAGACCTTAAAAATGAAGGTGGAGTACATAGAGTTCAAAGAATACCTGATACCGAAAGTTACGGTAGAATACATACGTCAGCGGCGACGGTTGCAGTCTTTCCAGACATTGAAGAGAAAGAAGTAAGAATAGACCCTAATGATTTGAAGATTGATACTTTTAGGTCTTCGGGAGCTGGGGGGCAAAGTGTAAATAAAACTTCTTCAGCTGTAAGGATAACACATATACCTACCGGGCTTGTTATAAGTTGTCAGGATGAAAGGTCGCAGATACAAAATAGAGCAAAAGGGCTGAAGATACTAAAAGTAAAACTTCAATCCCTTTATGAGATAGAAAAAAAAGGTAAAATAGATAATGAGAGAAAATCTGTCGTCAAAACTGGGGAGAGGAGTGAAAAGATAAGAACATACAATTTTCCTCAAAATAGAGTTACAGACCACAGAATCGATTTAACCTTATATAATCTTGATAATATAATAGAAGGCAATATAGAAGAACTTATAGAAAACTTGAGGGAGAGATTACAATGAGTAAAAGAATTATATTTTTTATTACTTTCTCTCTGATGGTATGTTCATTTGCTTTGGCAGATGGGTATTTGGAAGTTGTCAACAAAGGTATTCTACTTCTGAAACAGGGAAGGTATGAAGAGTCTTTAAAAGTTTTTGAATCAGCACAAAAATTGGGTTCGGGGAATTCTAATACTTATTATTATATTGGAGAAGTTCTATATAGGTTGGGAAACACAAATAAGGCAATAGATAGTTACAAAAAGGCTATAGAAATACAACCTTCCGTACCAGAATACTATTTTTCTCTTGGAATGGTTTATCTTTCCATAAATAATGTTGACGATGCTCTTGAAAACTTAAATAAAACTATTGAAATAGCCCCAAAGACTATTGTAGGAAAACAAGCAAGTAGGCTGAAAGAAGAGATAACTTCTTCAATATCTGGAAGTCAACTTGTTAAAAAATGGGTTAAACTTGAAGAAGAAGAGATTTTAAGATTAAAAGAGTCAGAAAAAAAAGAGGTTCCGGAAGGGGCTGATGGAGAAATGGATGGTTTTCCTGGGGAGGCAGATGGCTCACCTCAAAGAGAGGTGGTTCCTAAGGAAGATGTTAGAAGGGTTATCAAAAAAATTAAGTTTGAAACAGAAACAGCAAGAAAGAGGAGCGCTTCTGTTTTGCCAAAATATAAGCGGGAAGAATTACAGCAAGTGGTGGAAGAGATAGTTGAAATAGCTAAAGAAGAGAAAGATGTTGAGGTGAATAAAAATCTGCTACTTGCATTAGGAAAAGCGGCAACCGATGAGTCTATCCAATTTATTATTAAAGAACTGCAAAATATTAAGCAGACCTATGATGTGAAAATAGTTGCGCTTGAAAGTTTATCTAAACTTGAATCTGATGAGATTACTAATGCTGCAAGAGGTGTGTTAAATGGTATGGTTTTGAATCGTGAAAAAGAGCGGAAAGACGCACAAAAACAGATTGCAGATATAACAAAAAAGATTGATGGTTTAATGGTAAAAAAAGATGAGAACTCGTTTAAAAGCCTTGAGGTTTTGGACAAGATAACCCAGTTGAGTAACAAACTCCAAGAGATGTCTGCTCCTGGAGAGTTTGGTGATGGACAATCTCAACAGAAACGACCTTCTGTTCAAGAATTAGGTAAACTGAGAAGGGATCTAAGGGCTCAGAACAATGAGGTGACAAAGTTGAATAGAGCCTCAGCAAGAATTGATGCAGAAATAGGTAAGTTGCAACAGGAAAAACTGAGATACGAAAGTCTATTAGTTGAGAGAGACAAAAATAAAGATATAAATTTTCAATCAAGGCAGAGTGTTGCAAGTGTACCTCCTGGAAATATAGGTTTTGAAGATTTTCTTCCCGATGAAGGGGGAGTGTATATTGAAACAGATGAAGAAAAAAATGAGATAATTTTTGCGATATCTCTTATAAAAGCGCTCGGAAAGATGAGAGATAAGGAAGGGCTTGGTGTTATAAAAAAAGGTTGGGATGAGTACGGAGTAGAACAGCAAAAAATCTATTATCTTTTATCTCTGGCAAGGTTGTCTGACTTTTCAGGTATTAATGAACTTGTATTAAGACTAAGAAGTGATTATCCTACAGGACCTTTGCAAGAAGAGTTATCACTACGAAGTGGGATAATAGAAGTGTTGGGAGACTATCTTACACAGAACCCTGACGAAAAACTGTATGGTCTGATAGAATATCTGAGCGAGGGAGGAGGATATCCGGAAATTAAGAGAGCAGCATCGGGAGTTCTGTCCAAAACCGCCCAGAGGTCTAAATAAAGAATATTTTGTAAGAAAACTTATTGTTGAGAATGGAGATTTTCTTAAAAAATGTGGGGTTGATGAACCATATAAAAATGTTGAATTGCTTTTGTCACACGTTTTGAAGGAACCTGCGATTAACCTCTATTTGTACGACAATAGGGTTATCTCCTCTAAAGAAATGAAGTTGTTTACAACTTTAGTTTTTCAAAGAGCTAAATCCATTCCTCTCCAATATTTAACCAACCAGGTTGGGTTTTGGGGGTATCCTTTTTTTGTTAAAAAAGGTGTTTTTATTCCTAGACCTGAGACAGAAATACTTGTTGAGGAAACAATAAACTTGCAAAATAAACATTTTAGTTCCTCTTATGTTAGTATTCTTGATATAGGAACTGGGTGTGGCAATATATGCGTATCTCTTGCAAAAAGCATAGAAAAGAGCAGAATTGTAGCAACAGATATATCTTTGAAGGCCTTGAAAATAGCTTTATTTAACGCTAAATCTTTGGGGGTAGATAAAAAAATTAGTTTTTTTAAAAGAAACCTTTTTCCAGAGCAGAAAGATAAGTTTCATATAATAGTTAGTAATCCTCCATATATTCCTGATGTAGATATACCTTCTCTTGCAAAAGAGGTGATAAAAGAACCTTTAAGGGCACTCAAGGGCGGTCTTAATGGAATGGAGGTGGTTGAAACTATTATTCGCAAATCTTACGAATATTTGGTTGATGGAGGGTACCTTATTCTTGAAATAGGGTACGGACAAGCAAACCTTATAAGAGATATTAAAACTTGCATGAGATTGGTAACTATTAAACAGGACCTTGCTGGAATAGAAAGGTACCCTATATTTAAAAAGGATATTTAATGGACAAATTTATTATTGAAGGGGGTAGAAAACTTGAAGGTGAAGTAACTGTATCTGGTTCAAAAAATGCTGCTTTACCTGCTATTGCAGCAAGTTTGCTTGCAGATACTAAAACTGTTATTCATAATATTCCTGATGTGAAAGATGTTCGGACTATGATAAAAATCCTTGAAAGTATGGGAGTAAAAACATCTTACAAAAATAACAGTATAGAGATAGACCCTTCAGGGATTGAGCGGTTTACAGCTCCCTATGAGTTTGTTAGCACAATGAGAGGTTCTGTGTGTTTATTGGGCCCTTTAGTGTCAAGGTATGGACAGGCAGTTTTCTCTATGCCGGGAGGCTGTGTTATTGGTTCAAGACCAGTTGATTTACATATAAAGGGGCTAAAAAAACTTGGAGCTAATGTTGAACAACAAGATGGAAACATTATAAGTAACTCAGAAAAACTTAAAGGAACAATGGTTTTTCTTGGAGGGAATTTTGGTTCCAGCGTTCTTGCAACTGCAAACATAATGATGGCTGCAACCTTAGCAGAAGGTGAAACACTGATAGAGTGTGCAGCCTGTGAACCGGAAATCGTTGATTTAGCAAGGTTGTTAAAGAAGATGGGTGCAAAAATTGAAGGTGAGGGGTCACACTTTTTAAGGATTGAAGGTGTCAAAAAACTATCAGGAACAGAATATTCTATTGTTCCTGATAGAATAGAAGCCTGCACTTATATTCTTGCCTCTTATATTACAAGAGGTGATGTTTTAGTTAAAGGAGTTGTTGAACAACATATATTATCTTTCCTTGATATTCTTGAAGAGTCAGGGATAAAAGTAGAAGTAGAAGATAATTGTGTTGTTGCCAAGGTTTCAGGTAGATGGAAATCTGTTGATGTTACAACATTGCCTTACCCTGGATTTCCAACCGATATGCAGGCACAATTGATGACGTTTTTGAGTATGGCAGATGGTATTAGTGTTTTAACAGAGAAGGTTTTTCCTGAAAGGTTTATGCATGTTGGTGAACTAAACAGGCTTGGAGCAAGCATAACCCTTGATGGAGCTCGGGCAATAATTAAAGGTGTTGATAAACTTAGTGGAGCAAAAGTGATGGCTTCAGATTTAAGGGCAAGTGCTGCTTTGATTTTGGCTGGACTTGTAGCAGAAGGCAAGACAGAGGTTGCAAGGATATACCATCTTGATAGAGGGTATGAAAAATTTGAAGAAAAACTTAAAGGTCTTGGAGCAATAATAGAAAGAGTTAGTGAATAATGGTAGTTGTATAATAATCATTCTGGAGGTTTTGAATGGGCAAGACAAGTATAATTGTGTGTGGTGCTGGTGGAAAAATGGGAAGGCTTATTATAGACCTTGCTAAAAATAATCCTGATTTTGAATTGAAGGCAGGTATTGAAACAGACCAAAAATTGAAAGAAGAAACACTGTTGAAAGGGGTTGATTTGGGGGATACTCTCTCTGATTTTATGTGTCAAAGGGATGTTGTGATAGATTTTACTGAACCTAAAGCAACAGTAAAGTTTGTTGGTGAGTGTGTTAAGAAAGGTGTTCCGATAGTGGTGGGAACAACAGGTTTAACTAAAGAGGATTACTCTGTTCTACTGGAAGCATCAAAAGTTATTCCGCTTTTTTATGCACCTAATATGAGTTTTGGTGTAAACCTCTTTTTTGAAATGATACAGGTTGCTGCTTCTTTAATGAAAGAATACGATGTTGAGGTATCAGAGATACACCACCATTTTAAGAAGGACGCACCGAGCGGAACAGCAAAAAAGATTGCTGAAATTATATGTGAGGCTTCCGGCAGAAAGTTTGAGCAGGTAATCAAATATGGGCGGGAAGGTATAGAAGGACCTAGGAGTAAAGAAGAGATATGCGTACATTCGTTAAGGATGGGTGATGTAGTTGGTGAACATTATGTTTACTTTGGTGGACAGGGAGAAGTTATGGAGTTTTCCCACAGATGTTATAATAGAGAATCTTTTGCTTCTGGAGCTTTAAAAGCTGCCAGATTTATTGATGGTAAAAAACCTGGTTTATATAATATGAAAAACTTGATAGATGAACTAAAAAAATAGGAGGGAATAAATGTTTGAGATTAGTGAAAGACTTAAAAATCTTCCGCCATACCTTTTCGCTGAAATAGATAGAAAGAAGAAAAAACTTATAGCTGAAGGGCACGATGTAATAGATTTTGGGGTTGGAGACCCTGATTTACCCACTCCACCAAATATCTTAAACGCATTAAAAAAAGGGGTTGAAAATTCTTCTTACCATAGGTACCCTCTTGGAAAAGGAATGCCTGATTTTAGAAAAACAATAACCAAGTATTATAAAACTCATTATGGTGTTGAGGTTGACGCAGAAAATGAAATATGTGTTCTTATAGGGTCAAAAGAAGGGATAGCTCACTTCCCTTGGGCTTTTTTGAATAAAGGGGATATTTCGCTTGTACCAGAACCTTGCTATCCTGTTTATCATATAGGAACAAGGCTTGCTGAAGGCGAACCTTTCTTCTTGCCGTTGAAAAAAGAGAATAAGTTTTTACCTGATTTAGGTGGAATACCATCTGATATTCTTGCTAAAGCAAAAATGCTTTTTTTAAACTACCCTAACAACCCTACCGCTGCATTTATTGATAAAGATTTTCTTATAGAGGCAATAGCATTTTGTAAAAAGAATAATATTATGCTTGTCTATGATGCCGCATACAGCGAGATTTATTTTGAAGAAAAGCCGGTTAGTTTTTTGTCTCTCCCTGGTGCGAAAGATGTTGGAATAGAGTTTAATTCTCTCTCTAAACCATTCAATATGACTGGTTGGAGAGCTGGCTGGGCTTGTGGGAATGAAAAACTTGTTTCAGGGCTTGCAAAAATTAAGGAGAATATCGATTCTGGTACATTTGAAGCGATACAGTTTGCCGGGATAGAGGCTCTAAATAATAATACCGATAGTATAAAAGATATGAGAAAAATCTATATGGCACGGCGGGACGTTCTTGTTGAAGGTTTAAGAAAAACAGGGTTTGAAGTGGAGAGCCCAAAAGGTGCTTTTTATCTATGGCTAAAAATTGAAGGTAGTTCTATTAAGTTTGCAGACGAACTTCTTGAAAAATGTAAAATTGTTGTAACACCTGGAGTTGGGTTTGGACCTTCAGGGGAAGGATATATTAGGTTTTCTCTTACAATTGGAGAAGATAGGATTAAAAAAGCAGTAGAAAGGTTAACTGAGTTTCGGGAGAAGAACTTATAATGAACAGAAAAATAGCAATCGTTGTTGGTAGTAAAAACGATATATCTTACCTTGAAGGAGCAAAAACGATTTTAGATAGATTTGAACTTTCTTACGAGGTTATGGTTATGTCTGCCCATAGAAGTCTTGATAAAACAATGGATTTTGCTCAAAACGCAGAAACAGACGGTTATTCAGTAATTATTGCTTGTGCAGGTATGGCTGCTCATCTACCTGGTGTTATAGCGGCAAAAACTGTGTTACCAGTAATAGGTGTTCCTCTCCCTACGAGCGATATAAAGGGAATGGATGCTCTGCTTGCGATTGTTCAGATGCCGTCAGGGGTTCCTGTTGCTACAATGGCAATAGGTAAAGCTGGTGTAAAGAACGCTGCTATTCTGGCAGTACAGATTCTTGGGTTGCAAGATGAAGTCTTAAAAGAGAAACTCAAGCAGTATAAATTATCTCTTGGGTAAAAAATATTAGAAAGAAGTTTTATAAAAGGAGGAGTTAAATGTCGATAAGTTTTAAGGAACTTGGATTGGTGAACACAAAAGATATGTTTGCTAAAGCTTTAAAAGGAGGATACGCTGTACCTGCCTATAATTTTAATAATATGGAGCAACTTCAAGCTATAATAACGGCTTGTGTGGAGTGTAATTCTCCTGTTATTTTACAGATTTCAAAAGGCGCTCGACAGTACGCCAATCAGACCCTTTTAAGGTATATGGTTCCCGGAGCGGTTCAGGTGGCAAGAGAAATGGGAAGCAGTATACCTATAGCCTTGAATCTTGACCATGGGGACTCTTTTGAGTTGGCTAAAAGTTGTGTAGATTACGGTTTTTCAAACGTTATGATAGACGGGTCTCATCTTCCTTATGATGAGAATGTAAAATTAACAAGAGAAGTTGTTGAGTACGCACATACAAAAGACGTAACTGTTGAGGGTGAACTTGGGGTGTTGGCTGGTATTGAGGAACACGTACAGTCAGAAGTTAGCCATTATACAAGACCTGAAGAGGTTGAAGATTTTGTTAAAAAGACAGGGGTTGATAGTCTTGCTATTTCTATAGGGACTTCTCATGGAGCGTACAAGTTTAAGGTAAAACCAGGAGAAGAGGTTCCTCCTCTTAGGTTTGATATTTTACAGGAATGTGAGAAAAGGTTACCAAATTTTCCTATTGTATTGCACGGTGCTTCTTCTGTTTTAGTGAAATATATTGATATAATAAACCAGTATGGTGGCAAGATGGAAAATGCAACAGGGGTACCAGAAGAGCAGATAAAAGAAGCTGTTAAAACAAATGTTTGTAAAGTAAATATAGATTCTGATGGTAGACTTGTTATGACTGCTATGATAAGAAAAGTTCTTGCTGAAAAACCAGGTGAATTTGACCCAAGAAAGTATCTTGGTCCAGCTCGTGAAGAATTGAAACAGATGTATATAGATAAGTGTAAACTGTTGGGAAGCGACGGAAAAGCATAAAAAAACAACCCTCTAAATTAAAAAAAGAGGTAAACCATAAAATTGCTCAAAGGGATTAAAAAAACTTAAGTAATAGGGCAAGGGAGATACAAATGTTTATAGATATACATGTGCATTTAAGGAAGCATAAGACTTATCTCAATAAAGGTAAACAGGTTTACGCAACGCCAGAATATCTGCTTGAAAGGTATGATAAACTTGGGATAGAAAAAGCTGTTATTCTTAGAGGAGGAGTTTCTTCGGAGTGTGGTTTACAAGGGCAGTCGATGGAAGAAGTTCTGGAGATATGCGATAAGTATCCTGATAGATTTATTCCTTTCTGTAATATAGACCCTCGTTTTATGACAAACCGTTGTGATGCACCACTCGACGAGATGCTTCAATATTATAAAGATAGAGGATGTAAAGGGATTGGTGAGTTGTGTGCTAATATGCCTTTTATGCACCCTATGGTTCAAAACCTTTTTAAGTGCGCTGAAAAGGTTGGCGGAATGCCTATAACGTTTCATATAGCGCCTTATATTGGTTATACTTACGGGCTTTATGATGACCCAGGATTACCTCAACTTGAATGGACTTTAGTTATGCATCCTGACCTATATTTTTTAGGGCATTCAACAGCGTTTTGGGCTGAGATAGCAGAACTTGAGACACCCGGTGACCGTTTTCGGTACCCCACTTCTCCCGTAAAAAAGGAAGGTGTTGTGCCTATACTCTTTAGAAGATACAAGAACCTTCTTGGTGATTTATCAGCAGGGAGCGGGTTTCACGCAATGGCAAGAGACCCTGAATACGCTGTAAAATTTATCAACGAGTTTCAGGATAGACTCTTTTTTGGCACAGATATATGTGAACCAGACACAGAAACTCCGTTGATAGATTTTCTATTAAAATTGAGAGACGATGGTAAGATA comes from bacterium and encodes:
- a CDS encoding class II fructose-1,6-bisphosphate aldolase; the encoded protein is MSISFKELGLVNTKDMFAKALKGGYAVPAYNFNNMEQLQAIITACVECNSPVILQISKGARQYANQTLLRYMVPGAVQVAREMGSSIPIALNLDHGDSFELAKSCVDYGFSNVMIDGSHLPYDENVKLTREVVEYAHTKDVTVEGELGVLAGIEEHVQSEVSHYTRPEEVEDFVKKTGVDSLAISIGTSHGAYKFKVKPGEEVPPLRFDILQECEKRLPNFPIVLHGASSVLVKYIDIINQYGGKMENATGVPEEQIKEAVKTNVCKVNIDSDGRLVMTAMIRKVLAEKPGEFDPRKYLGPAREELKQMYIDKCKLLGSDGKA
- the murA gene encoding UDP-N-acetylglucosamine 1-carboxyvinyltransferase, producing the protein MDKFIIEGGRKLEGEVTVSGSKNAALPAIAASLLADTKTVIHNIPDVKDVRTMIKILESMGVKTSYKNNSIEIDPSGIERFTAPYEFVSTMRGSVCLLGPLVSRYGQAVFSMPGGCVIGSRPVDLHIKGLKKLGANVEQQDGNIISNSEKLKGTMVFLGGNFGSSVLATANIMMAATLAEGETLIECAACEPEIVDLARLLKKMGAKIEGEGSHFLRIEGVKKLSGTEYSIVPDRIEACTYILASYITRGDVLVKGVVEQHILSFLDILEESGIKVEVEDNCVVAKVSGRWKSVDVTTLPYPGFPTDMQAQLMTFLSMADGISVLTEKVFPERFMHVGELNRLGASITLDGARAIIKGVDKLSGAKVMASDLRASAALILAGLVAEGKTEVARIYHLDRGYEKFEEKLKGLGAIIERVSE
- the dapB gene encoding 4-hydroxy-tetrahydrodipicolinate reductase, with the translated sequence MGKTSIIVCGAGGKMGRLIIDLAKNNPDFELKAGIETDQKLKEETLLKGVDLGDTLSDFMCQRDVVIDFTEPKATVKFVGECVKKGVPIVVGTTGLTKEDYSVLLEASKVIPLFYAPNMSFGVNLFFEMIQVAASLMKEYDVEVSEIHHHFKKDAPSGTAKKIAEIICEASGRKFEQVIKYGREGIEGPRSKEEICVHSLRMGDVVGEHYVYFGGQGEVMEFSHRCYNRESFASGALKAARFIDGKKPGLYNMKNLIDELKK
- the rpmE gene encoding 50S ribosomal protein L31 — protein: MKEKIHPKYEKCNIVCVCGNIVETRSTKPEIKVEICSKCHPYFTGKQKFLDSAGMVEKFRKKYQNYGVK
- a CDS encoding GerMN domain-containing protein yields the protein MKKKEKLAVVVLLVAFIVALVLFFTIRYKGKIFSFNKVLVYFVNYDEEQHKSYVTAVMREVAPFTGAEEKMKKSIDELLKGPIDSEIEKGIVSSMPEKASLLNVRIVDEVAYLDFSKSIEDGGGILAMTERLAQIVYTATQFPSVKSVILEVEGKEIEYFSSEGIMDVASPMTRDNFKELVK
- the purE gene encoding 5-(carboxyamino)imidazole ribonucleotide mutase, whose translation is MNRKIAIVVGSKNDISYLEGAKTILDRFELSYEVMVMSAHRSLDKTMDFAQNAETDGYSVIIACAGMAAHLPGVIAAKTVLPVIGVPLPTSDIKGMDALLAIVQMPSGVPVATMAIGKAGVKNAAILAVQILGLQDEVLKEKLKQYKLSLG
- a CDS encoding tetratricopeptide repeat protein yields the protein MSKRIIFFITFSLMVCSFALADGYLEVVNKGILLLKQGRYEESLKVFESAQKLGSGNSNTYYYIGEVLYRLGNTNKAIDSYKKAIEIQPSVPEYYFSLGMVYLSINNVDDALENLNKTIEIAPKTIVGKQASRLKEEITSSISGSQLVKKWVKLEEEEILRLKESEKKEVPEGADGEMDGFPGEADGSPQREVVPKEDVRRVIKKIKFETETARKRSASVLPKYKREELQQVVEEIVEIAKEEKDVEVNKNLLLALGKAATDESIQFIIKELQNIKQTYDVKIVALESLSKLESDEITNAARGVLNGMVLNREKERKDAQKQIADITKKIDGLMVKKDENSFKSLEVLDKITQLSNKLQEMSAPGEFGDGQSQQKRPSVQELGKLRRDLRAQNNEVTKLNRASARIDAEIGKLQQEKLRYESLLVERDKNKDINFQSRQSVASVPPGNIGFEDFLPDEGGVYIETDEEKNEIIFAISLIKALGKMRDKEGLGVIKKGWDEYGVEQQKIYYLLSLARLSDFSGINELVLRLRSDYPTGPLQEELSLRSGIIEVLGDYLTQNPDEKLYGLIEYLSEGGGYPEIKRAASGVLSKTAQRSK
- a CDS encoding LL-diaminopimelate aminotransferase, translated to MFEISERLKNLPPYLFAEIDRKKKKLIAEGHDVIDFGVGDPDLPTPPNILNALKKGVENSSYHRYPLGKGMPDFRKTITKYYKTHYGVEVDAENEICVLIGSKEGIAHFPWAFLNKGDISLVPEPCYPVYHIGTRLAEGEPFFLPLKKENKFLPDLGGIPSDILAKAKMLFLNYPNNPTAAFIDKDFLIEAIAFCKKNNIMLVYDAAYSEIYFEEKPVSFLSLPGAKDVGIEFNSLSKPFNMTGWRAGWACGNEKLVSGLAKIKENIDSGTFEAIQFAGIEALNNNTDSIKDMRKIYMARRDVLVEGLRKTGFEVESPKGAFYLWLKIEGSSIKFADELLEKCKIVVTPGVGFGPSGEGYIRFSLTIGEDRIKKAVERLTEFREKNL
- the prmC gene encoding peptide chain release factor N(5)-glutamine methyltransferase, translated to MSHVLKEPAINLYLYDNRVISSKEMKLFTTLVFQRAKSIPLQYLTNQVGFWGYPFFVKKGVFIPRPETEILVEETINLQNKHFSSSYVSILDIGTGCGNICVSLAKSIEKSRIVATDISLKALKIALFNAKSLGVDKKISFFKRNLFPEQKDKFHIIVSNPPYIPDVDIPSLAKEVIKEPLRALKGGLNGMEVVETIIRKSYEYLVDGGYLILEIGYGQANLIRDIKTCMRLVTIKQDLAGIERYPIFKKDI
- the prfA gene encoding peptide chain release factor 1, with translation MSVEYDRNLKIITEGDKASNEFREAIIKVGELDGIINLKKKIENLEQEISEAEELSVNSDIEIQELAKEELELLSKEKIAVESEIYQFFYPEDPKNIRDAIVEIRAGVGGEEASLFARDLFRMYSRFAEKKGYRVEVMNTHTSDIAGFKEIIFLVRGKGAYKDLKNEGGVHRVQRIPDTESYGRIHTSAATVAVFPDIEEKEVRIDPNDLKIDTFRSSGAGGQSVNKTSSAVRITHIPTGLVISCQDERSQIQNRAKGLKILKVKLQSLYEIEKKGKIDNERKSVVKTGERSEKIRTYNFPQNRVTDHRIDLTLYNLDNIIEGNIEELIENLRERLQ
- a CDS encoding amidohydrolase family protein, which encodes MFIDIHVHLRKHKTYLNKGKQVYATPEYLLERYDKLGIEKAVILRGGVSSECGLQGQSMEEVLEICDKYPDRFIPFCNIDPRFMTNRCDAPLDEMLQYYKDRGCKGIGELCANMPFMHPMVQNLFKCAEKVGGMPITFHIAPYIGYTYGLYDDPGLPQLEWTLVMHPDLYFLGHSTAFWAEIAELETPGDRFRYPTSPVKKEGVVPILFRRYKNLLGDLSAGSGFHAMARDPEYAVKFINEFQDRLFFGTDICEPDTETPLIDFLLKLRDDGKITETVFNKVARENAIKLLGLE
- a CDS encoding glucose 1-dehydrogenase, with protein sequence MDTKKLFNLEGKIAIVTGGSKGLGKEMIMAFADAGANVVIADMDVETGKDVELEVRKKGVDSLVVKTDVGDVNQIEELVKRTVAQFKRIDILVNNAGIVNNYPAEELSIKDWDDVVKIDLSAVFYCSKIVARQMISQNKGTIINTASMSGLIVNTPQPQAHYNAAKAGVIQLTKSLAAEWAKYNIRVNSISPGYMGTEMVKRVLSQYGKYWLPLIPMGRVGEPSEIRGPALFLASEASSYVTGSNIVMDGGYTVW